Sequence from the Lacerta agilis isolate rLacAgi1 chromosome 6, rLacAgi1.pri, whole genome shotgun sequence genome:
tcttccaactctaggattcttctatgattctatccccaAGATTGCTGGTTGTTATATAACTGCAACTGACTTTAGATGCCTTTAattgtttttgtaatgttttagctgtttttgaaCATTCTGCTTGCGTTTTGTTTTGAATTGGGtatctgtttgccaccctgggcatcTTCGGGAGtcagggtggtgtataaatcCAATTAATAAGAATAACAGAGTGGGGGAATCTCTCCATTTACATGCTGTGCTTAATTTTAGACACTTCTTACGTTTTTCATCCTCTTCTAGGCCTCCTTATTGAAGATCTCCTTGAGATGTGGCAAAATGACTATGTAACTCTGGAAGAAAACCATTCATATATCCAGTGGTAAATGGTTCCTGTTAGATATTCTAATGgcacatggggaggggggagagtgctGTAGGCTTTTTTCTGTATTTGGACATTCctgttctttcctttccccttctcctcttctttgGAGGCTCTCCAAAATCTGAGCCAGAGCATCTTCCAGAGGGGCTGTAACACACTTCCTTTGGGCGGGACTGCAATGAAAAACAAGGTTATTTCCACCAAATATTGTTACTAGTGAATTGCAGCTTGCCTTCTAGAAACATAGACGTGTTCTGGGCTACCACTGTTCGTGCCCTCACTGACCAATGAGAGTAACGTTAAAAAGCATCACAGCCCCTGTGCTGTATTCATACTCGAGGTTTTGATGGCTGATGCAAAGCTCTCCCCCAGttatttgttaaacaaaatgcttGGGGTGTGTGGCACTCACACAAGTGCCTCGCGTGTCGGTCTAAGGGTTTGGGTAGGACGCTCTGGCAAGATGTGAGCAGGTCCTAGGCAGTTTGGGGCTTTATATACTTtatgtaagggacgcgggtggcgctgtgggttaaaccacagagcctagggcttgccgatcagaaggttggcggttcgaatccccgcgaacggggtgagctcccgttgctcagtccctgctcctgccaacctagcagttccaaagcacgtcaaagtgcaagtacagtatattctggcgtataagactactttttaatccaggaaaatcttctcaaaagtcgggggtcgttttatatgccgggtggaaaatctgtggtcgagtatatctcaaactctatattttaactggaaaagttgggggtcgtcttatatgcccattcgtcttatacgccggaatatatggtagataaagaggtaccgctccggctccctcggccaatagagcgagatgagcgccacaaccccagagtcatccgcgactgtgacctaatggtcaggggtccctttacctttataccagaAGTAAAAATCTTAAACCAGTTGTCTGCCAGTCGCTATCCCTTTAATAGTGTGTTCTTCTCTCAAGCCTAACTTTGGGGGTTAGTGGGTACTAGGGAAGGCCTCTGAAGCCACCTGTGCACCTCCGGGCACCATGTTGCAGACCTCTGTTTTAATGTGTAGCCATCTTTCTGAAGTCTTGAAGATGTGGGTCATATCTAAATAAACTGACCCATTTTCAGGCTTAATCAGGGTCTCTTGGGCATTTCTACAGAAGTTAAGGTTTCGGTGCAATGCAGAAGAATCCTCTCAGCTCTGTCGCACTCGTGGCAGTTGGTAAAAAATTGTGAGTCCAGGGGCATAATTGTCTCTTCTAAAATGGCTGCTTCCGGAAGTTGCTCATCAGGCGAGGCAGAACCTCTACCCTCGCTTCCGAACAAGTGGGGTCCCTGTTGCTTACCAGAAGggatgagggcacaaggaggtcAGCGCATTGCAACTGCACCAGTGGAAACAATCTGATGCTCCTGCCAGCGTGTTTGCACCCCATCAACCTTTCTGCTGCAGCGGCCCACCTTCCAGGAAGTtgggcagcggcagtgggagttggggtccaacaacatcttgaggggcACCATGCTGGATTCTGTGCCTCTCAGCAGTCGGGGTGCCCTGCCTGCTTCTGGGCTAAATTCTTGTTTTCTTTGCAGGCTTGATTCCCCTCTTTGTTTGACTTCCTTCCAGGTTATTTCCTTTGCGTGAGCCAGGAAGGAACTGGCGTGCACGGCTTCTCACCTGTCAAGAGATCCAGGTAGGAGGGCTCTTGCCCTTTAAAGATTGGCTTTAAAACCACAGGTATGGGGAAATGGATTCTGAGTTCCCTGCCCTCTTTTTACACCCATTTATGAAATAATAGCAACTCTGACTGTAGTGACTTTGgcgctttgtttttttttttttaaataaaaatttattggtgtttccacataaaaatcacagaaataacaaataaaaaacaacagataaaaacattcaatcaacatataaaacaaatacagtaaacaatactaataacaataaaataaaaactaatacatacctgaacaacacagaaacacaggaatctattaattaatttcttattttgaatcttatttagggggacttcccccgttctctcttctgcgttcaatttctaatctactttagtaactttgtaactaatttaacaatcattcaccatacttaatcttcaaataaacatcttatacaacttatatcattcaacttactattatcacataaaatcatatttcaaatcttaactttttataacctttttttctcttaacttagtaaaactgttgctattattacttctaattcctaccttaataaTATTATAATCAAAACTTTGGCACTTTGACTGCTGGAGCCCATAAGACCTGTGTCTCGATTTCCCCACTTCCACGCTAGCACCAGTcaccaaaccatagctgtcaactttcccttttttgcgggaaattcccttattccagtgccgtttcccactgcaaaaaaagggaaggttgacagctatggccgtttcccaatgcaaaaaaaggtaGGTTGATAGCTATACACCAAACCCAGGAATTCGCAGGTGTCTTCCCTCTAGCTTTCAGTCGGAGGATGGAGATGTGCCTCTGGTTCCCCCAGTGAGGTGAACCTGCATTGCTAGCTATCAGGACTGAAGGGAGTTATAGCCCACAATCTATGGAGGGCACCACAATGAAAGGTGTTGAGTTGCTCCTTGATGGAACACTTTGGTCATCTTCTAAACTTGCCGCTGTTGTTTCGTTTTGTAAAATGTTTGTATATAACTGTTCATACAGCATCTCGCAACAGGTTGCATAGGTCAAAAATTTCGCCCACAAAATCAAGCAGTAAAATAGTACCATATAAGCTAAAATGTTTAAACATagtgcttaattttttaaaaaaaaaatgtttcacaaTATATTTATACCTCCGGATTGtaataaaaacctcaaagcggttttcGAGTAGAATGAAACAATAAAGTCATCAGTTTTGTGTCTTGCCCGTTGGGCATTTCAGGCCTTCAAGAAATCGGAGGAAGTCATGGCGAGGTTCGTCCGGGCTTACAAGCTCATGCTGGACTTCTACGGAATCGAGCTGCTAAATGAGAAAACGGGTGAATTGGGGCGAGCAAAGAACTGGCAAGAGAGGTTCGAGAACCTCAACCGGTGAGTTGCTTTGctagacataaaggtaaaggacccctgactgttagttccagtcgcggacgactctagggttgtggcactcatctcgtattggccgagggagccggcatacagcttccgggtcatgtggccagcatgacaatgccgcttctggcgaaccagagcagcgcacagaaacaccgtttaccttcccgccagagcggtacctatttatctacttgcactttgacgtgctttcgaactgctaggttggcaggagttgctAGACATACTTGTGCATAAAAGTCAGCAAGTGGCCTGCACGGCAGTCCCTTGGCTACCGCAGTCATCAAATGTGACTGAAGCTGAGTGAAGCTTGCTTTGTGCTGTGCTTGCATAGAAAGAGCTATTCTGTAGTAGTCTcaagaacatcaggagagccCTCTGGATCAAGCCAACGGCTCATTTGGTGCCACATCCTCTTCCCacaaaggccaaccagatgcacatgGGAAGCTCGAAAGCAAGACACAAGTGCGACACTTCTCTCTCTGTTTGTAATTCTCTCCCCGCTTGTGATTcgcagcagctggcattcagaagccttACTGCCTCTGACAAAACATAACCATCACGGCCGGTAGCCATCAATACCCGAATGCTCTGTGAGATGATGGGCTGTGCTAGGATCCATGGATTTTGCAGGGGGTTTGTGAGTGAACTCGGGTCGTTCTCCACCTCCAGTTCTTGGTCTGGGATCCTGCATGGGAACACCAGCTAATAAAGCTGAGGGGTGCTTGATAGGCTGAGTGCCATCAAGGCAAAACCCCTCTGCCAACCAGAGTTTCTgcataaaagcataataataagaattttattatttgtgcaccgcccatctggctgggttgctccagatgcgctgggcggcttccatccaatataaaagcataataaaacatcaaacgctgaaaatttccctatacagtggtaccccgctagacgaatgcctcgctagatgaaaaactcgctagacaaaagcattcgtctagcgggaggcagccccgctagacgaaaaagtctatggggctgcctcgcaagacgaaaaatttcgtctttttttttttcgttttgcggagcgcggctcccattgccgctccgcaagacgaaaaccccgctagacgaaaattttcgcgggacgaattattttcgtctagcggggtaccactgtacaaggctgccttcagatgtcttctgaaagtcagatacagtcatgccttggaagttgaacggaatccgttccagaagtccattcgacttccaaaatgtccaAAAACccaagcacagcttctgattggctacaggaagctcctgcagccaatcagaagcctcgtcggacgtttggcttcctaaagaacgttcgaaaattggaacagtcacttccgctttttcgatcattcaggagccaaaacattcaagaactaggctgtttgacttccaaggtatggctgtagctgttaatctccttgacatctgacgggagggcattccatagggagagcgccactaccaagaaggccctctgcttggttccctgtaacttcacttcttgcaagtTCCGTTCCAAAAAGTAAGTGGGAACGTCCTTCGTAGGATATTCGGATAGCAGCACCCTTCCGTGCTAGTTGTTTGCCCTCACAACGGGAGACTTACTTCGccttctttcttccccctttcaGGTTCAGCCACAATAATTTGCGGATCACTCGCATCCTGAAGTGCTTGGGGGAGTTGGGCTACGAAAAATACCAGATGCACCTGGTGAAGTTCTTCCTGACGCAGATCCTGGTCCACCAGGAGCTCCCGCGGGTGCTGAGAAGTGCCTTGGACTACTTTGTGTTCACTGTCCGGAAcaagcggcggcggcaggagctgTTGCATTTTGCATGGCGGCACTTCACGCCCAAGCGGGATTTTGTCTGGGGCCCGCACAGGAAGCTCCGGCGATTCAAACCCCGGTCCCCAGAATTCCTGAACAGCGAGCGGCTCGAGGGGGAGCAGGATGAGGATGGAGAGGAGGCTGCAGGAAAGAGTGAAGTCGAGCAGCAGCATAAAACGTGCCAGAGACTTGAGGAAGAGCCTGCTAGGAGGGAGAGTGTGGAAAACGATCAGGACGAGCTGATGGACAAGACAGGCACCGTTTGCCCTGCTATAGACCAAACAACCAGTAATCTGATTGTTCAGCCTGTGTCCAAAAGTAATGCTGAACTGGGGTTTTCATCTAGTGACTCTGTCCCTAGCAAAGATAGCGAGGGAGAGCCTTCCTCTGTGATCTGTGGCGATGGATCGCGGGCCGGAGATGCTCCGGGACCCCAAACGAGTCCCGCAGGTGAACACGAAGCTTCAGGTAAGATGAATCAACGTGGGCTTGCAACAGCAGAGGAAGTCAAGGCAGAGAAGGATGGCGGGAAAGAAGACTCAGCGGTTTCTCCGTTTGTCCAAACGGGAAGGCAGGATCTTGCGGAGGAGGGCGAGAGGAAAGATGGAGCGCCAGGTTCTTCGTCTCCCCAGCTGGAAAAGCAGGATCCCGCCGGCGAGGGTGAGAACGGAGCGTCCGGTGAAAGTCCGAAGGAATGCAAGAAGAGGAAGCTGGAGATGGGCAGGTTGAGCGAGGAAAGCGTCGGGGTGGTGAAAAGCCCCACCGACATTGAGAAGATCTCTGCCAACCTCGGAGAGGTTGTGATTGGTCAGAAGGGGATCGATGGCCTTCCGTTCACGGAGGAGAAGGCCAGCCCTTTGCCGCCTCGAGGAGGTGATATGGATGGTAGATACATGAAGGAGACGGAAGCCACTGACGCAGTGAGAAAAAGACGGAAAGTTGAGATGGCATCGGAAGGCGGTGCCTCAGGGACACCCGCAGAGGCGGGCATCGAGGTGGCATCCTCTGAGAGCCAGATAAACTCCGCCAGCACCGAGAGGACGGATGGAGCCTGCCATGATGCAACAGAAACAATTGGCAATGCTCCTACAAACAGCGACTGTAGTTCGCCGGGTGTGGATTTATTGGTTAATTCCAAAACTAACGCCGAGTCGAGCCTTTCGCCAGACAGCTGTGTGCCAGCCCAGTCTGGCGAGCAAGGAACTACCTCCGCCGTGGAAGGCAACAGATTGCAGGCCAGCGAAATTCTGCCATTCAGTGAAAAGAAGGATGTGGGTGACGAAAGCCCAAGACAGGAAGAGGGGGGCAttgaaggaaaggcagaagcagaggcagatagGAATGAAACACCTGAAACAGTGGAGAGGGTGAATTCTGTATCAGGGCCAGAAGCAGAATAGCTGGATAAAAGTGAGGGGGTTCCACTGATTCTGGAGGCTGTTAAAAGGACATACCCTTTTACAAGTTGATCAGAACAGCACCAGTccactgcctgtgtgtgtgtgtgtgtgtgtgtgtgtgtgtgtgtgtgttttggttcctCTTTTTTTGTATACTTTGTTATGAAGCCCAAAACCTCTAAATGGGTTGTTCTCACTGGGGACAGACAAAAAAGGCTTCCTGATTAAACTCCCCCAATTGTTGACTTGCATACTTGGATCTTCTGAATTCTAAAACAATGTATATGGGTTTTCTCCTTTGCTTTATAAATGATTCCAAATAGCTCTGGTTTCGAAACGGAAATCATTTTTTGAGCAAGTAAATGCCAATTTGTGGGCAAATTTTCCAGTATTTACTAGAAGGTCCGAAAGGAACATATTTGTTAAATTAATGTTGCTTTGTTAAAATAAAAGTTCCTAACTTCTAGTTAAGAGCTTCTAGTTTATTTTCTTCATCATTAAACTGGGCACGTTTGAGAATGAGGCCTAAGCTAAACAATCTTGCAAAGGTCTCTTGGGAGAAGAATGTTTTGAGGCATCTGATTTCATGTTCTCAAATGTAGAGAAGTAagtatgggacacgggtggcgctgtggtctaaaccactgagcctagggcttgccgatcggaaggtcggcagttcgaatccccgcgacggggtgagctcccgttgcttagtccctggtcctgccaacctagcagttcgaaagcacgtcaaaaagcgcaagtagataaataggtaccgctccagtgggaagttaaacagtgtttccgtgtggtgctctgattcgccagaagcagcttagccatgctggccacatgacccagaagccacaacgccggctccctcagccaataaagtgagatgagcgccgcaaccccagagtcgcctgcgactggacctaatggtcaggggtccctttacctttacgtttaagGAACAACAGTTGTTTTCTTCCATATACTCCCCATAGACTTTGGTTTATGGACAAGTTAAAGAACACATATCTCAAAACCGATCCTTGGAGGGCTACACTTTCTACATCTCTATTGGAAGAACTGTTCATTTATTctcactctctgcttcctgctacttAAACCATTTATCCATATGAGGAGAGTCTAAAGTGAGacggaacttgggggggggggtctctagtGACTGGCGTCGCCCCTCAATGCAACTGAAGGCTTCTTTGTGACATTCCTATACTGCACCATCAACCAAGGCCTCCGGGTGGTTTTCAGACTTATAATTCAAAACATGCAAATGAATGCAGTCAAAACCTCATCGCAATCTCAATACAATATAGAATAAAAGCCAGCACACGGCAGCGTAAGTGCAATATAAAACCAGTGATTGCCTCCAATCATCTTAAAATGCACTAAAAGCTTTCAAATACAGTCTTGAAAATACAAAGGTCTTCTTTGTGCCAAAAGGACCATAAGATAGGTGGCACCAGATGAACCTCTCTAGCGTGTCTGCCTTGCAATAGGAGAAATCTTAGAGGTGGCCTCGCATGAAGGTCTTTGGGACCAGGCAGGAATATTCAGGAAGGCATAATCCTTCAGATAACCTCACTGC
This genomic interval carries:
- the OGFR gene encoding opioid growth factor receptor, producing the protein MSFRKCRNAAGRNWMAAKDMQKYRQHYPGLEETEMREEKMWNLRFYKNEMSFQPNGLLIEDLLEMWQNDYVTLEENHSYIQWLFPLREPGRNWRARLLTCQEIQAFKKSEEVMARFVRAYKLMLDFYGIELLNEKTGELGRAKNWQERFENLNRFSHNNLRITRILKCLGELGYEKYQMHLVKFFLTQILVHQELPRVLRSALDYFVFTVRNKRRRQELLHFAWRHFTPKRDFVWGPHRKLRRFKPRSPEFLNSERLEGEQDEDGEEAAGKSEVEQQHKTCQRLEEEPARRESVENDQDELMDKTGTVCPAIDQTTSNLIVQPVSKSNAELGFSSSDSVPSKDSEGEPSSVICGDGSRAGDAPGPQTSPAGEHEASGKMNQRGLATAEEVKAEKDGGKEDSAVSPFVQTGRQDLAEEGERKDGAPGSSSPQLEKQDPAGEGENGASGESPKECKKRKLEMGRLSEESVGVVKSPTDIEKISANLGEVVIGQKGIDGLPFTEEKASPLPPRGGDMDGRYMKETEATDAVRKRRKVEMASEGGASGTPAEAGIEVASSESQINSASTERTDGACHDATETIGNAPTNSDCSSPGVDLLVNSKTNAESSLSPDSCVPAQSGEQGTTSAVEGNRLQASEILPFSEKKDVGDESPRQEEGGIEGKAEAEADRNETPETVERVNSVSGPEAE